The Podospora pseudocomata strain CBS 415.72m chromosome 3, whole genome shotgun sequence genome window below encodes:
- a CDS encoding hypothetical protein (COG:S; EggNog:ENOG503NX4T), which translates to MAPQKVASVRHKSRPSARLAPFRDDSSLVALRYEQTKQAEPPIPLPPPRNPRRIMHRPASTIASSSPSSPITINPPPVPPPQEEHPLFRTQPSPRSPADEWKRDSGLAPTSSSVTLREEGAEDPGFQKFLEVIDDAASVYSSDEQQNGRKDASPILDIFPTPPLRISIPPRRSESECAPQDNGIVSPSQTTAPASPVTPTRQTSLTKRIGQTLGLRSKSEGSKRLLKKMLGDDKAAAATAEAGHGTAMRGVPGPLESPKLPVLPSSPTTPAGAPVLRGSSNRGNIPATLGSSATATTPTTPTAPTTPANTGDTTFMPLDTPIPADSLWDDLGDLSFSKRGSIMFGGKSDPFKMLKAAGATSSAAAPATATVKETATPLSTTTTKSPDAAATTVSSDRPPTDSDTITTTPEKTRSSTHTTTLSVPSIRVLPVDVERESQKVRSLYESSGEGCGLNWEDGGHVSSSSYGCGVGSNTTSVVDQHHQHRRLEPTVEVPSEEEEIAVVSSSTPPSSSRVPSSAAGQQQQAQQQQQAPSDRLSARTTPASNTPRSASSLSPLRDSHASAAVTRREYERAGGIEDWEDVGFSDVDRYGFISQRPPARPETARAGTPELRSAQMPPRRRNVLTKRPMTAYSATGGGGGSLGGYIRPPSRKVSTRSLNTFTSEFSTLSRRSTRSSIRSATNRLPHNRDRRWMDEAGDMLALQAGLTGINTDDHGDGGGVGFASNVGVNGGKNTEAQKRKELERAEKWRKMATVVNKKAGSSSSASQPSSQGQGMDYEFDTKNAKLIDRTWKGIPDCWRAAAWYSFLATSARQWKSTETDDYLIAEFTRLQHESSPDDVQIDLDVPRTINGHIMFRKRYRGGQRLLFRVLHAISLFFPELGYVQGMAPLAATLLCYFDEERCFVMLVRMWRYRGLEHLYKPGFAELMGVLEDFENRWLAGKDVAAKLKELAIDATAYGTRWYLTLFNLSIPFPAQLRVWDVFMLLGECPPPNYEEQQQQLGEKEKGKGPGLGATGVPKGLDILHATSAALINALRDVLLDSDFENAMKALTAWIPIKDEDLLMKVTRAEWRVHHKEGGGGSKWKM; encoded by the exons ATGGCCCCCCAGAAAGTTGCCAGCGTGCGCCACAAATCGAGGCCATCAGCACGACTTGCTCCCTTCCGCGACGACAGCAGTCTGGTAGCGCTGCGGTACGAGCAGACAAAACAAGCAGAGCCCCCCattccccttccaccaccgagAAATCCTCGCCGCATAATGCATCGCCCTGCGTCGACCATCGCATCGTCCTCCCCGAGTTCGCcaatcaccatcaaccccccacctGTTCCACCGCCGCAAGAAGAGCACCCTCTGTTCCGCACCCAGCCATCACCCCGGTCCCCAGCAGACGAGTGGAAGAGAGACTCGGGTCTGGCGCCGACATCTTCTTCGGTTACGCtccgagaagaaggtgcTGAAGATCCTGGGTTTCAAAAGTTCCTCGAGGTTATCGATGACGCGGCATCGGTATACTCCTCTGACGAGCAGCAGAACGGCCGAAAGGACGCGTCTCCGATCCTAGATATCTTTCCCACTCCACCTCTGCGTATCTcgattcctcctcgtcgctcCGAGTCTGAGTGTGCGCCCCAGGACAACGGAATTGTATCACCTAGCCAGACCACGGCGCCGGCATCGCCAGTGACACCAACACGTCAAACGTCTCTCACCAAGAGAATAGGCCAAACACTAGGACTCCGCTCCAAGTCGGAAGGGTCGAAACGGTTGCTAAAAAAGATGCTTGGCGACGACAAGGCTGCAGCTGCAACGGCCGAGGCTGGTCATGGAACAGCCATGCGGGGCGTGCCGGGGCCGCTAGAATCGCCTAAACTCCCCGTGCTCCCCAGTTCTCCCACTACCCCAGCAGGGGCCCCTGTCTTGCGCGGCAGCTCTAACAGGGGAAACATTCCTGCAACATTAGGATCTTCTGCAACAGCCACAactcccacaaccccaacagcTCCTACAACTCCTGCAAATACAGGAGACACCACTTTCATGCCTCTCGACACGCCCATTCCCGCCGACAGCCTGTGGGACGACCTCGGTGACCTGTCCTTCTCCAAGAGAGGCAGCATCATGTTTGGCGGCAAAAGTGACCCATTCAAGATGTTGAAGGCCGCCGGCGCGACCAGCTCGGCGGCAGCTCCCGCGACAGCGACAGTAAAAGAAACCGCGACACCGctctcgacgacgacgacgaaatCCCCCGACGCGGCGGCCACGACGGTATCCAGCGACCGCCCTCCCACCGACTCGGACACGATCACGACAACCCCTGAGAAGACACGCTCGTCGAcgcacaccaccaccctgtcGGTACCGAGCATTCGCGTCCTGCCGGTAGATGTAGAGAGGGAATCACAAAAGGTGAGATCGCTCTATGAATCGTCTGGCGAGGGCTGTGGCTTGaactgggaggatggggggcacgtgtcgtcgtcgtcgtatGGTTGCGGCGtcggcagcaacaccaccagtgTTGTCGatcagcatcatcagcatcggCGCCTCGAGCCTACAGTGGAAGTCCCAtccgaagaggaagagataGCAGTTGT ATCTTCTTCtactcctccctcttcaagtCGGGTACCATCAAGCGCAGCCggtcagcaacagcaagctcagcaacagcagcaagcgcCAAGCGACCGTCTCTCAGCGCGTACTACTCCAGCGTCGAATACACCACGGTCGGCCAGTTCCTTGTCTCCGCTACGAGATAGCCACGCTTCTGCCGCGGTCACGAGGAGGGAATATGAAAGGGCGGGTGGTATTGAGGACTGGGAGGATGTAGGGTTTTCGGATGTGGATCGGTATGGGTTCATCAGCCAGCGCCCACCTGCAAGACCGGAAACGGCGAGGGCTGGGACCCCAGAGTTGAGGTCGGCGCAGATGCCGCCTAGAAGGAGGAACGTGCTGACCAAGAGGCCCATGACGGCTTATTCCGCCaccgggggtggaggtggtagTTTGGGGGGTTACATTCGACCACCAAGCAGGAAGGTTTCGACGAGGTCACTCAACACTTTTACGAGCGAATTCTCGACTCTGTCAAGGAGatcgacgaggagctcgatCAGATCGGCGACGAATCGGTTGCCGCATAATAGGGATCGGAGGTGGATGGATGAGGCGGGGGACATGCTTGCTTTGCAGGCGGGACTGACGGGGATCAACACGGATGAtcatggggatgggggaggggtggggttTGCCAGCAACGTCGGGGTGAACGGGGGGAAGAACACGGAGGCACAGAAACGTAAGGAGTTGGAACGGGCCGAGAagtggaggaagatggcgacTGTTGTGAATAAGAAGGCtgggtcgtcgtcgtcggcctcaCAGCCAAGTAGTCAGGGGCAGGGGATGGATTACGAATTCGACACCAAAAACGCAAAGTTGATTGACAGGACCTGGAAGGGCATCCCGGACTGCTGGCGGGCGGCGGCGTGGTATTCCTTTTTGGCCACGAGCGCCAGGCAGTGGAAGAGCACCGAGACGGACGACTACTTGATTGCCGAATTTACGAGGCTGCAGCACGAGAGCTCGCCGGATGATGTGCAGATTGACCTGGACGTGCCGAGGACGATTAACGGGCATATCATGTTCCGCAAGCGGTATCGTGGCGGTCAGAGGCTGCTTTTCAGGGTGCTGCATGCCATCTCGCTTTTTTTTCCCGAGTTGGGCTATGTGCAGGGGATGGCGCCCCTTGCGGCGACGCTGCTGTGTTAttttgacgaggagaggtGTTTTGtcatgctggtgaggatGTGGCGGTACCGCGGGCTGGAGCACCTTTACAAGCCCGGCTTTGCGGAGCTGAtgggggtgctggaggaCTTTGAGAACAGGTGGCTGGCCGGGAAGGACGTGGCggccaagctcaaggagctggcGATTGATGCCACGGCGTATGGGACGAGGTGGTACCTGACGCTGTTCAACTTGAGCATTCCGTTCCCGGCGCAGCTGAGGGTGTGGGATGTCTTTATGCTGCTGGGGGAGTGCCCGCCTCCAAATTatgaggagcagcagcagcagctgggggaaaaggaaaaggggaagggacCCGGGTTGGGAGCCACGGGTGTGCCAAAGGGGCTGGATATCCTGCATGCCACGAGTGCGGCGCTGATTAATGCGTTGAGGGATGTGTTGCTTGATTCGGACTTTGAGAACGCGATGAAGGCGCTGACGGCTTGGATTCCGATTAAGGATGAGGATTTGCTCATGAAGGTTACGAGGGCCGAGTGGAGGGTTCATCAtaaggaggggggtggggggagtaAGTGGAAGATGTGA
- a CDS encoding hypothetical protein (EggNog:ENOG503P0XH; COG:P) has protein sequence MTSTTTPSLPRLPDEIHTHQEEPDTHQQPNENEPLLGRPGDAIQRPDAPMYRNLYLGTGILSQTGLLLLLLSILIPLLTHHPLLPLLVPHPILQLTGLLVATEAILLLQPTTKSLPLAKTRAAKFHAWLHLLSFLLFLSGTVIIETNKHANKLPHFHSVHAYLGVATVSLLGLQYLFGFTIYVTPSVWGGEEKAKKVWKWHRYLGYGVLLMILATTGSAAWTDYVKGQLGVSRVGVVLGVVLVAGGVFPRIQLGKLGLREY, from the exons ATGacctccacaaccaccccttccctcccgcGCTTGCCGGACGAGATACACACTCACCAGGAAGAACCTGAcacccatcaacaaccaaacGAAAACGAACCCCTCCTAGGCCGACCAGGCGACGCAATCCAACGCCCCGACGCCCCCATGTACCGCAACCTCTATCTCG GAACCGGcatcctctcccaaaccggcctcctcctcctcctcctctcaatccttatccccctcctaacccaccacccccttttaCCTCTCTTAGTGCCCCACCCAATCCTCCAActcaccggcctcctcgtcgcaACAGAAgcaatcctcctcctccaaccaacaacaaaatcTCTCCCCCTAGCCAAAACCCGCGCGGCCAAATTCCACGCCTGGCTTCACCTTTTATCCTTTTTGCTCTTCCTATCAGGAACAGTAATAATcgaaacaaacaaacacgCCAACAAACTGCCTCACTTCCACTCTGTGCACGCTTATTTGGGGGTTGCGACAGTCTCGTTGCTGGGACTGCAGTATCTGTTTGGGTTCACGATTTATGTCACGCCCAGtgtgtggggaggggaggaaaaggcaaagaaggtcTGGAAGTGGCATCGGTACCTTGGGTATGGGGTTTTGTTGATGATTCTGGCGACTACGGGGAGCGCGGCGTGGACGGATTATGTAAAGGGGCAGTTGGGGGTGTCgagagtgggagtggtgttgggggttgtgttggTTGCGGGGGGCGTGTTTCCTAGGATTCAgctggggaagttggggttgagggagtattga
- a CDS encoding hypothetical protein (COG:S; EggNog:ENOG503Q3J3): MDLGDSDGGFDAGFGGPEKKRPLPADLPRSLDDRRHAPAELLVPETEMYDGWQGQSQFLTTPITAKPLSFGNLTLDDPNYEEELTKGGPDSEKRLMEMLAAQAAHTTSAVFEDEDVVAADPKRSEEEKKDVLQRTFIMAASNGNLESVNKILNGKAREYIDVNAPDDEGTPALIYASCFGHESVVQALIDAGADVDKQDRNQWSALMWAMTNRHKGIATILLDNGASPDKKTSTGRTAFDFAGQDSDMNFYLNDSGGYGIGTVGLDDDFYKPGFSQDKFEEELAENEMRRRMMMDSARDLEVDLGNMGIDDQPETFDEFDEEEQQEFDWSRCLHDQMFVFQESDLDTILDIVITNMTPQRSPTQKPVPANMIFLGARYAHYHASPELLAKLLVTAMDKINYVVEQHQWDMTILAFWMSNATLLLHYLKKDDGLVEATTEFQAQLAELINEIFILIVRDAERRLDKVLEPAMLDHETIPGFENITFQNEWKLFKRKKEVQEEPLEKRLRPPSPKQRAKPSPRNVTSLLSSTLFVLDLYDVHSVITAQISSQLIYWLGAELFNRIMSNRKYLARTKAMQIRMNISVLEDWVRSNNRQPEHYEKGEMKSTGETLLEASKRHLAPVIQLLQWLQCFSSLGQDDLEALVGTLQQLRSLSPQQLLHSAAHYRPEVGEGGLPKSAQKYLAAVQKEREARRKVAGEGSSPGKNKNGGGEVPMSPVEGGGGMFDEEVEEAPANLLLDPALMLPFVLPSVTDMLVSYGAGFGGVNRERERKYLPSIPPEFLERIENATGQSGGGGGGWEGGGIGGWIGGRGCMGGGIGRMRSRVGLGC, translated from the exons ATGGATCTCGGGGATTCAGACGGCGGCTTCGATGCCGGCTTTGGTGGCCCGGAAAAGAAGCGCCCACTGCCCGCCGACCTGCCACGGTCACTAGACGACCGGAGACATGCTCCCGCCGAGTTGCTGGTGCCCGAGACGGAGATGTACGACGGATGGCAGG GACAATCGCAATTCCTGACCACGCCCATCACCGCGAAGCCGTTATCGTTTGGCAACCTGACGCTGGATGACCCCAACTACGAGGAGGAGTTGACAAAGGGCGGCCCGGACAGCGAGAAACGGCTTATGGAAATGCTTGCCGCCCAGGCCGCACACACAACGAGCGCCGTgttcgaggacgaggatgtcgTCGCTGCCGATCCGAAGCggtccgaggaggagaagaaggatgtaTTGCAGAGGACGTTCATCATGGCCGCCAGCAATGGCAACCTGGAATCTGTAAACAAGATATTGAACGGAAAGGCCAGGGAATACATTGACGTGAATGCGCCAGACGACGAGGGGACGCCGGCCCTCATATACGCGAGCTGCTTT GGACACGAGTCGGTGGTACAGGCGTTGATTGACGCGGGAGCCGATGTCGACAAGCAGGATCGCAATCAATGGAGTGCTCTTATGTGGGCCATGACAAACAGACACAAGGGAATCGCGACGATACTTTTGGACAATGGGGCGTCGCCAGATAAGAAGACCTCGACAGGGAGGACGGCGTTCGATTTCGCTGGCCAGGATAGCGACATGAACTTTTACCTCAACGACAGTGGCGGGTATGGCATCGGAACGGTCGGGCTAGACGATGACTTTTATAAACCTGGATTTTCCCAGGACAAGTTCGAGGAAGAGTTGGCCGAAAACGAAATGCGCCGACGCATGATGATGGACAGTGCTAGGGATCTGGAGGTGGACCTTGGCAACATGGGCATCGATGACCAGCCTGAG ACATTTGATGAAttcgatgaagaagaacagcAAGAGTTTGACTGGTCAAGATGCCTTCACGATCAAATGTTTGTTTTCCAGGAGAGCGATCTCGACACGATCCTAGACAttgtcatcaccaacatgacACCGCAACGATCTCCAACTCAGAAACCAGTACCAGCAAACATGATTTTTCTCGGGGCCAGATATGCGCATTATCACGCCAGTCCAGAGTTACTGGCGAAGCTACTGGTAACAGCTATGGACAAGATCAACTACGTGGTGGAACAACACCAATGGGACATGACCATTCTTGCGTTCTGGATGTCCAACGCCACGCTTCTTCTACATTACCTTAAAAAAGACGACGGCCTCGTCGAGGCCACAACCGAGTTCCAAGCGCAATTGGCCGAGCTGATTAACGAAATTTTTATTCTTATCGTCCGCGACGCCGAGAGACGCCTGGACAAGGTGCTCGAACCGGCGATGCTCGACCACGAAACGATACCGGGGTTCGAAAACATCACGTTTCAAAACGAATGGAAGCTCTTCAAGAGGAAAAAAGAGGTGCAAGAAGAGCCTCTCGAGAAGCGATTACGACCTCCGTCGCCAAAACAGCGAGCGAAGCCCTCGCCACGAAACGTAACTTCCCTGCTGTCGTCCACCCTTTTTGTGCTGGATCTTTATGATGTGCACTCGGTGATCACGGCGCAGATTTCTTCGCAGCTGATATACTGGCTCGGGGCGGAGCTGTTCAACCGCATCATGTCCAACAGGAAGTACCTGGCGAGGACGAAGGCGATGCAGATCAGGATGAATATTTCTGTCTTGGAGGATTGGGTGAGGAGCAACAACCGGCAGCCGGAGCATTATGAAAAAGGGGAGATGAAGTCGACGGGGGAGACGTTGTTGGAGGCGTCAAAGAGGCACCTGGCGCCGGTGATTCAGCTGCTGCAATGGCTGCAATGTTTTTCGAGTCTGGGGCAGGACGACCTGGAGGCGCTGGTGGGGACGCTGCAGCAGTTGCGGAGTCTGAGTCCGCAGCAGCTGTTGCATTCGGCGGCGCATTATAGGccggaggttggggaggggggactgCCGAAGTCGGCGCAGAAGTATTTGGCTGCTGTTCAGAAGGAgcgggaggcgaggaggaaggtggctggggaggggtcgTCGCCGGGGAAGAATAAgaatggcggtggtgaggttcCGATGTCACCggtggagggcggcggggggatgtttgatgaggaggtggaggaggcgccgGCGAATTTGCTGCTGGATCCGGCGTTGATGCTGCCGTTTGTGCTGCCTAGCGTGACGGATATGTTGGTTAGTTATGgggctgggtttgggggggtgaatagggagcgggagaggaAGTATTTGCCTAGTATACCGCCGGAGTTTTTGGAGAGGATTGAGAATGCGACTGGGCAgagtggtgggggtggagggggatgggaggggggagggatagggggATGGATAGGGGGCAGAGGTTGtatggggggagggattgggaggatgaggagtagAGTGGGGTTAGGGTGTTAG
- the DAL2 gene encoding Allantoicase (EggNog:ENOG503NWKI; COG:F), whose protein sequence is MADDYGYATEAVPATSVSAEYIDKTFKSTAIDLVSATLGGEVLGFSDQWFADAANLINPLPPVRKPGKMVYSGAWYDGWETRRHNTEPFDWVVIRLGVSSGTVEGIEVDTAYFNGNHAPAISVEGCFSQNNEEVLSWKGGRGGWETILGLQECGPSQRFGWKLENPTNKQYTHVRLNMYPDGGIARFRLFGHAVPVFPEDTNAIIDLAAAQNGGVAVSCSDEHFGTKDNLILPGRGKDMGDGWETARSRGKGHIDWTIIKLGAPAYIQNFLVDTAHFRGNYPQRVELEAIEWKGDGELGPDAEGWVKVAEPIKTGPDAEHPADSLVKDKVFTHVKLIIVPDGGVKRVRVFAKRAV, encoded by the exons ATGGCTGATGACTACGGATATGCTACCGAGGCCGTCCCGGCCACTTCGGTCTCTGCCGAATACATCGACAAGACCTTCAAGTCAACCGCCATTG ATTTGGTCTCAGCCACTCTTGGAGGTGAAGTTCTTGGCTTCTCAGACCAATGGTttgctgatgctgccaaCTTGATCAACCCACTTCCCCCAGTTAGAAAACCGGGGAAGATGGTTTACTCCGGTGCCTGGTATGACGGCTGGGAGACCAGAAGACACAACACTGAGCCCTTCGATTGGGTGGTGATCCGCCTGGGAGTTAGCTCTGGTACTGTCGAGGGCATTGAAGTCGACACTGCCTACTTCAACGGCAACCACGCCCCTGCCATCTCAGTCGAGGGCTGCTTCAGCCAAAACAACGAGGAGGTCCTCTCCTGGAAGGGaggccgtggtggttgggagaCTATTCTCGGGCTTCAGGAGTGCGGCCCCAGCCAGAGATTTGGGTGGAAGTTGGAGAATCCCACCAACAAGCAATACACACACGTCCGTTTGAACATGTACCCGGACGGTGGTATCGCCAGATTCCGCCTCTTTGGTCATGCCGTTCCCGTCTTTCCAGAGGATACTAATGCCATCATCGACTTGGCTGCCGCCCAAAACGGAGGTGTTGCTGTCTCGTGCAGTGATGAGCACTTTGGAACCAAGGACAACCTGATCCTGCCTGGCAGAGGCAAAGATATGGGAGACGGCTGGGAGACAGCTCGGTCTCGTGGTAAGGGTCATATTGATTGGACCATTATCAAACTTGGAGCGCCGGCTTACATCCAGAATTTCCTTGTTGACACGGCTCACTTCCGAGGAAACTACCCTCAAAGGGTTGAGCTTGAAGCTATTGAGTGGAAGGGAGATGGTGAACTCGGGCCCGATGCTGAGGGTTGGGTGAAGGTAGCAGAGCCGATCAAGACTGGCCCAGATGCTGAACACCCAGCAGACAGCTtggtcaaggacaaggtGTTTACCCACGTCAAGCTCATCATTGTGCCTGACGGAGGCGTGAAGCGTGTCAGAGTGTTTGCGAAGCGTGCCGTTTGA
- a CDS encoding hypothetical protein (EggNog:ENOG503P1PF; COG:S), with the protein MLTITKPVQYGYGPVHDLPTPPSTSRPSPPLIYKDSSYKSTLTNPRDSSPLHQPMSAPHRGLPPPAALPPVQPPPGSGLSQPPVSGPPPPPPQQNQSYTQLPLPPSWHGNEESMQYWLKAKAEEDKRKQEEEKTRQESFRLEQRKMEHEILRTSLHGGIPPPLVPVVFAGMGGGALSPQAWELAQQFLPPHQQQHPPALMPSGAIASEHQRRDSQAQGYGQYPTSGGVPSTPGSAQGPTSSYMAGYPGSPTRPRGQSMPGRPPSNLPNLNTNLPGGPGGGPATASHPGIAHSQHQDAQPSPSIYFHHWQPPTTQAGGTRSGTDQPGTPSVGESPRKRKAAGPQPPIPPPSTAQRLRSPPFQHSAALSNPPPGRRRGHSRQRSDLGSYRAGGRGLRGESSGPGREMSPMHTSGASSARESEPSSSSQAQQGQQLHRAPPPQPAPMRTGAHSVSSLLSDTPQSPQPPTHQFAVSSEPRQFGQQQQQQQQHHHHHHQQTPHQTIYQQQQAYGESERTSEEKLRGGGVPGSSTTRPGDND; encoded by the exons ATGCTCACCATCACTAAGCCTGTGCAGTACGGCTACGGGCCCGTCCATGATCTACCCACCCCGCCGAGCACATCAcgaccttctccccccttgATATATAAGGATTCGAGCTACAAGTCCACGCTCACTAACCCGCGAGACAGCAGTCCGTTGCATCAGCCCATGTCGGCACCTCACCGTGGCTTGCCACCGCCGGCGGCCTTGCCTCCAGTTCAGCCACCTCCAGGATCCGGACTTTCCCAACCACCAGTGTCGGggcctcccccgccgccaccgcagcAAAACCAGTCCTACACGCAGCTTCCGCTACCGCCATCGTGGCATGGTAATGAGGAGTCAATGCAGTACTGGTTGAAAGCGAAGGCAGAAGAGGACAAGAGaaagcaagaagaggagaagacaCGACAGGAGAGTTTCCGCTTGGAGCAGAGGAAAATGGAGCACGAAATTCTGAGGACATCACTGCACGGAGGAATTCCCCCTCCGCTAGTACCGGTGGTGTTCGCCGGCATGGGCGGAGGAGCGCTCTCGCCACAGGCATGGGAACTGGCACAGCAATTCCTGCCgccgcaccagcagcaacatccgCCAGCATTGATGCCATCAGGGGCCATTGCCTCAGAACACCAAAGAAGAGACTCGCAAGCACAGGGATACGGCCAATATCCAACCTCTGGGGGAGTGCCGTCCACGCCGGGATCGGCACAGGGGCCAACCAGCTCGTACATGGCAGGCTATCCAGGGTCTCCCACGAGGCCTCGGGGACAGAGCATGCCCGGTCGGCCACCATCCAATCTTCCGAATCTCAATACGAACCTGCCGGGCGGGCCGGGCGGCGGGCCAGCAACAGCTTCACATCCCGGAATTGCTCACTCGCAGCACCAGGACGCCCAGCCGTCGCCGTCGATTTATTTCCACCACTGGCAGCCTCCCACCACTCAGGCGGGAGGGACACGGAGTGGCACGGATCAACCCGGCACGCCCTCAG TAGGGGAATCACCGCGAAAACGAAAAGCAGCAGGGCCACAGCCTCCCATTCCTCCACCATCGACGGCACAACGGCTTCGCTCACCACCGTTTCAACACAGCGCAGCGCtctccaacccaccaccagggcgaagaagaggcCACTCGCGGCAACGAAGTGACCTGGGATCATACCGGGCCGGAGGGCGGGGCCTTCGTGGAGAGAGCTCTGGGCCGGGGCGAGAAATGTCGCCGATGCACACGTCTGGGGCGAGCTCGGCTCGCGAGAGTGAACCTTCCAGCTCGTCCCAGGCTCAGCAAGGGCAGCAGCTGCATCGtgcaccacctccacaaccagcTCCCATGCGAACCGGAGCACACTCGGTTTCGTCCCTGCTCTCAGACACTCCACAgtccccccaacctccgACGCACCAATTTGCCGTCTCCTCGGAACCACGACAATTcggccagcaacaacagcaacagcaacagcatcatcaccaccaccaccagcagacGCCTCATCAAACGAtataccagcagcagcaggcatATGGCGAGAGCGAGCGGACGTCGGAAGAAAAATTGCGCGGTGGTGGAGTTCCAGGATCGTCAACCACGCGACCAGGAGATAACGATTGA
- a CDS encoding hypothetical protein (EggNog:ENOG503NXHZ; COG:S), with protein sequence MGSTKFGNFEDFCRDTTLPVCNVLSKTHNQDGDWGGCKLRGITLPGEDRYLGNLGSILLAGIAILVTISLILKSERKRAAVGRREMQVFLVGYLLVSIAEIFSIGEFPLNDQVRVVFSAIHIGAIAATTWLLFINGIVGYQLMDDGTILSLALTIGSALAWLIGVGYIALDTGYQWTTQWQGSLEPPNRSIALYVTYLLLPLVWVVFFVVLELVLVIKVLGETRPLLFLGAAALSFAVGQIFNFVVSPYICNGTSGAIDGSLFQTLFTFVAVTVVWFFWSSITEDDWPIQPTQYP encoded by the exons aTGGGGTCAACAAAATTTGGCAACTTCGAG GACTTTTGTCGTGACACAACTCTTCCAGTCTGCAAT GTTCTCTCAAAAACCCATAATCAGGATGGAGATTGGGGCGGATGCAAGTTGAGAGGCATTACGCTGCCAGGCGAGGATAGATACCTCGGTAACTTGG GATCGATTCTGCTTGCGGGAATTGCTATTCTTGTCACCATCTCTCTTATTCTTAAGtcggaaagaaaaagggcagCTGTCGGACGAAG GGAAATGCAAGTGTTTTTGGTCGGTTATCTGCTTGTGTCTATTGCGGAGATTTTCTCGATAGGAGAATTCCCCTTGAACGACCAAGTACGAGTGGTTTTCAGCGCTATCCACATTGGTGCTATCGCGGCGACAACATGGCTGCTTTTCATCAACGGCATTGTGGGTTACCAGCTGATGGACGACGGCACGATTCTCTCCCTCGCACTCACCATCGGCTCGGCACTTGCATGGCTCATTGGTGTTGGATACATCGCCCTCGACACCGGTTACCAGTGGACTACCCAATGGCAGGGCAGCCTTGAGCCTCCCAACCGCAGCATTGCGCTCTACGTCACctacctcctcctgcccctgGTTTGGGTTGTCTTTTTTGTCGTCCTGgagctcgtcctcgtcatcaagGTGCTCGGCGAGACGAGGCCGTTGCTGTTCCTGGGCGCGGCAGCTCTCAGCTTCGCCGTGGGTCAAATCTTCAACTTTGTTGTCAGTCCCTACATTTGCAACGGCACGTCAGGCGCCATCGATGGTTCTCTGTTTCAGACATTATTCACCTTTGTTGCGGTTACGGTGGTGTGGTTCTTTTGGTCTAGCATCACGGAGGACGACTGGCCTATTCAGCCGACGCAATACCCATAA